The genomic DNA CTCGTTGGACTCTGGACGGCGAGTGTCgttggccgtggtggcgagggcgagttcTAATGGCAGGAGGCGTGTATACTCAGCTGGGAGGTGCATTTGGGCGGCAAGGCGTTACGGGTTGGGAACTCTCCCCTATGACtatgatgatgggcggcatgATATCCTCTTTTCTTCGTCACATGTAACAATGACAACATCATCTGCACAAGAGCGCATAGCGGCTGCACTATCTCGTAATTAGCGGCGGTGTAAAGGTGTCGATAGTGAGAGGCTTTCCTGATAAACGTAATCTAGTAGCGCTATGAGTCTGCGTCTCTATATGAATGGGCGAGCTGGATCGGCGGCACTCCAAAAGGCAAAGACAGCAAAATATGTAAGGTATAGTAATGCTATGTAAGCATTAAAGGACTGATGCCACAATGTATCTATTATTTATTCATCTCAACGACTGCATGTCGGCATTGAAGACCGACAATAAAGCGCGTGTCGTTCGCTGTAGGGTAGCTGGATCAGTCACGTGTGGGGCTGGCGCGACCTCTTCAGGGACCCTTGTATTGCGCATCACCATCCCTCTCCCGGATCCTACACAACGCGCTTGGCAACCAACACACGGCAGCACCCGCCGCGCGATCCGATAATCACTCCCTGgtgagccgccgccgccgctacaTCTCTATGTAGAGATCTGAGGGCATTACCGGAGCTCGCTCTCGCCGAGGCATCGCGTGTCTGGTTCGGGACGGACGTCGAACATGGCGACCCCGGCTGCGAAGCCCAACGGCGCCCCTGAAACGAACGGGGATCGACCGGCTGCGCGGAAATTCAAGGCCTCCGACCTCCCGCTGCCATCGGCGACGCGTGGCGCCATCGAGTCTCTCGCACATAGCTTCAAGAAGGAAGGCGCCTACGACTCGATCCGCAAGCAAGTGTGGGACAAGTTCGCGGCGAGTGTACGTTTCAAGAATCATCGCGACTTGACAATGTTCATTTTGCTAACGCTTAGGCAGGACTACGAAGCTCAGGTCACGAAAGCGATTCTCGAAGTAGCGGAGAAGGAGGTCGAACGAAacccgcagcagctcctgaCCCTGGACCGACGGAAGGCGGCCGCActcatcgacggcgctcTGGAACGCTCTGGGGTCTATCAAAAAGCCGAAGATGTCATTGGGAAACTCATAGATGTCGATGGGATCGAGGAGCGCATCCGCGAGATTCGACGCGCGGATAttggcgaggaggctgcctcggccgagATGACGCGGGGCGCAAAGACAGACGAAGAATACGCTGCCGACACGGAGGCACGAAACGCCGAGCGTGAGCGCATACGGGAGGAGCTCAAGCAGAAAGAGGCCGCAATTGAGGAAGAGAAGCGGCGCATCGCCAAGGAAGAACAGCgcaaggaggagagggagcgCGAAGAGGCTGAGCTTAAGCGGCAAGCCGAacgcgacgagcggcggcgcaagagGGAGCTGGAGAGAGAAGAGCGAGAGAAACAGCGTGACAAGGAACGAGAAGAACGACACAAGGAACGTGATCGCCGAGACCGGGATCGCGACAGGGACAGAGATCGTCCACGAGACCGATCGCACTCCCGGTCCCGCTCTAAAGACAAAGAGGCGTCATCGGCAaagctcaaggagaagctTTCCAAAGAAGACAACGATCGACTGGAGCAGgaagccctcgccgaccttcTCCGCGAGAGCAGTAAGGTTGCTCGAGCGCAGCTTGACTTGGAAGTGGACGATACCctagcgccgccgccgcgaagaGTCGGGCCAACATCCGCCATCAACCCAATCCGTCGGGACTCCCCGCGCGTGTCCGAGTCTCGCAAGCCTAGCGACCCTGCCTTGGCAATCGGGCGCAGGGACTCAaagacgcccgccgacaAGTTGTCTGGCCTACGAGAGGAGCGGCGGAGCACTAGGAGTGCGTCACGGCCTCGCAACCGTGACATGGACAGGGGGAGGGACCGAAGCCGAGAGCGAGAGTCTGAtgaccgccggcgccgggatCGACGGTCACAGTCCCCTCGGCGTGAGCGGAGCAGGTCCCGCGACAGAGATCGTCGGGACCGGAGTCGGTCGAGGTTGAGACGCGACAGGagccgctctcgccctcgacgagacGACCGCCGAGACCGCAGCCGCTCCCGAGACCGACGCGAGCGGTCGCGGCGCAGTCGATCGCGGCGCCGAGAGCGAACACGGTCTCCTGCACGGTCCGAGCGTCGTGATAGGAGCCGCACGCGAGACAAACGGGACCGGTCCCGGGACCGGCGAGACCGCAGCCGCGATAGAGATCGGACTCGGTCGCGCCACCGGCCGGATAGACGGGACAGAAGTCGCTCACGCTCACGGACAAGGCGAGAGCGTAGTCGGTCTCGCGACAGTCGGCGCGGCGTAGGTGATTACTACGACCCTAGagcggccgcccgctcgcccgcacGTCGGCGCAGCCGAGACCGGGACCGTGATAGGGATAAGGAAAGGACCCGGGACCGAGACAATGATcgcgacaaggacgaggaaCGCGACCGTGGCCGACGGAGCCGGACCCGATCAC from Purpureocillium takamizusanense chromosome 4, complete sequence includes the following:
- a CDS encoding uncharacterized protein (COG:S~EggNog:ENOG503NXHN), yielding MATPAAKPNGAPETNGDRPAARKFKASDLPLPSATRGAIESLAHSFKKEGAYDSIRKQVWDKFAASDYEAQVTKAILEVAEKEVERNPQQLLTLDRRKAAALIDGALERSGVYQKAEDVIGKLIDVDGIEERIREIRRADIGEEAASAEMTRGAKTDEEYAADTEARNAERERIREELKQKEAAIEEEKRRIAKEEQRKEEREREEAELKRQAERDERRRKRELEREEREKQRDKEREERHKERDRRDRDRDRDRDRPRDRSHSRSRSKDKEASSAKLKEKLSKEDNDRLEQEALADLLRESSKVARAQLDLEVDDTLAPPPRRVGPTSAINPIRRDSPRVSESRKPSDPALAIGRRDSKTPADKLSGLREERRSTRSASRPRNRDMDRGRDRSRERESDDRRRRDRRSQSPRRERSRSRDRDRRDRSRSRLRRDRSRSRPRRDDRRDRSRSRDRRERSRRSRSRRRERTRSPARSERRDRSRTRDKRDRSRDRRDRSRDRDRTRSRHRPDRRDRSRSRSRTRRERSRSRDSRRGVGDYYDPRAAARSPARRRSRDRDRDRDKERTRDRDNDRDKDEERDRGRRSRTRSRPRTSMIRTASVRRDELEEWKLEEVKKREKEAKAYLAAQKDAREKGLPVPGVDDKPGRDDRDTRRSRSRSRDRARHRDGSRDRDRDRRDRDRDRSRDRDRERDRDRDRARDRDRDRDRDRDRDRDRDRDRDRDTRSRRDRSMSPRRERRRRSRSRSRSRRRSRSR